Below is a window of Abyssisolibacter fermentans DNA.
GATATGCAAAAGTATATATTTCTGTTTATGGAAGTGACAAGGAGAAAAATGATACAATAATTGCACTTCAGAAGGCTGCTGGTTTTATAAGAAAAGAAGTAGGTAGAGAGATAAAGCTTAAATATATACCACAAATAGAATTTGCATTAGATACCTCCATAGAGAATGGTATTTACATGAATCAATTAATTGAAAAGGTAAAAAAACAAGAGAGTGAAAAAAATGAATTTTAAAGAAAATGTTAACCTTTTAAAAATTAAATTAGATAAAGCGAGTAAAATAGGTATCATATCTCATATAAAACCTGACGGCGATAATTTAGGTTCATTGTTCTCGCTTGGAACAGTATTGAAAAGACAATATGGTGATAAAATAGATATACTTAAAAGCGATAATATACCAGATAAATATAATTTTTTATCCAATTATAATAAAGCGATAGAACCTAACAAAGATACAAACTATGATGTTGTGATAGTTTTAGACTGTGGTGATGAAAAAAGATTGGGCAAATATGAACATGTACTAAATGGTGCAGTAGTCGTTAATATTGACCATCACATAAGTAACAAAAGTTTTGGAGACATAAATTTTGTCTATAGTGATGCTAGTTCTACAGGTGAAATAGTTTATAAAATTTTAAAACAGATGAATATAAAAATTGATCAAGAAATAGCAACGTGTATTTATGTTGCTATTTCAACTGATACAGGAAGCTTTAAATATGATAACACAACAAAAGAAACACATGAAATAGCTGGTAAACTATTAGACTTAGGTATAGATTTAAACAATATTACAAAAAGGGTTTATCAAAGTATAAAACTAAATGATGCTTTGTATTTTATTAGAACTTTAAAAAATATAGAATTCTTTTATGATTATAGATTAGCTATTGTATGTAGTAGTAATGTTAATGGTTATAATAATCAAGATACCGAAGGAATAGTGGAATATGCTAGAGACATTGACACTGTAGAAGTAGCTTGTTTTATTAAAGAAATAGAGGAAAATAAAATTAAAGTTAGTTTGAGGTCTAAAAGTTATGTAGATGTAGCAAAGATAGCTGAAAAGTTTGATGGTGGTGGCCATGTTAGAGCAGCTGGATTTACATTATGTAATACAATTGACTGTGTAAAAGACAAAATAATACTTGAAATCGAAAAATATTTAGGGTGATATAATGGATGGAATAATAAATGTATTTAAACCCAGCGGTATGACTTCGCATGATGTAGTTAGTTTTATTCGAAAAAAAGCTTGTCAAAAGAAAGTAGGTCATACAGGAACATTAGACCCCAATGCTGTTGGCGTTCTCCCTATTTGCTTAGGAAGAGCAACTAAAATAGCACAATTTTTATCAGATGATAAAAAAAGTTATAGATGCGAGCTAATGTTAGGAAAGCAAACTGATACTCAAGACAGATATGGGAAAATAATAAAAACATCTGATAAAAAAGTAAATAAGGAAGAAATATATAACGCTATAAATAGTTTTAGAGGAGCTATTAAGCAAATACCACCCATGTATTCAGCACTAAAACATAATGGTAAAAAATTATATGAATTAGCCAGAGAAGGGAAAAACATAGAACTCAAAGCAAGGGATGTATTCATTTATAATATAGATATAGTCCATATAGGAGAACAAAGTGCTTTATTTGATGTAGAATGTTCCAAAGGGACATATATTAGATCATTATGTAATGATATTGGCGAAATTCTAGGAACTTTTGGATACATGAATTTTTTATTAAGGTCTAAAGTTGGTATATTTGATATAAATAGCGCCAAAACCGTTGAAGAAATTGATGAAATGGCACAAAAACATCAATTAGAATGTATTCTGAAACCAATAGATTATGCTCTTTATAATTTTGAAAAATTCATATTAAATGATATTCATTATAAACGAATAATAAATGGAGTTAAAATAATCCTTAATGATAGTAAATATGATATAAATAAATTATATAGAGTTTATTGTAGAGATACGTTTATTGGCATTGGTAAAATTGAAATAATTAATAATAGAAAATTATTAAAAATGCAAAAAGTTTTTATAAAAGGTGATTGATGTGCAGCTTTATATAAATGACAATATAAAAATAAATGAAAAAGTAGCCATAGCTTTAGGAAACTTCGATGGCTTACATATAGGACATCAAAGGTTAATAAAGATTATGAAAAACAAAAGTAAAGAACTTGATTTAAAAAGTATGGTTTTTACATTTTCAAATCATACTAAGTGCATACTAGATAAAGATTATAAGCCTGATTTACTGATGAATAATGAGCAAAAGGCTGAAGAAATTGAAAAGATGAATGTTGATTACTTATACATGATAGATTTTAGTAAAGATATAATGAAATTAACTCCAGAAGAATTTATTAAAAAGGTACTACTCAGTAGATTCAATATTGGACTAATAGTTGTAGGTTTTAATTATAGATTTGGTTATAAAGGACAAGGAGATATAGAGGTTCTTAAAAAATTATCAGAAAAATATGGCTTTGAAATAATAGTAGTTCCTCCTGTTAAATGTGATAGTGGATTAATAGTTAGTAGCACTTATATTAGAAAATTAATAAAAGATGGGAAAATAAATATTGCTAATATGTTATTAGGTAGAAATTTTAGTTTGCAAGGTAAAATAATAAAGGGCAAATGTCTAGGTAATAAGTTAGGATTTCCTACTGCTAATATAAAAATATCTAATATCATCATACCACGGTTAGGTGTCTATAAAACATCAGTTATATATGGTGAAAAAAGTTTTGATAGTATAACAAATGTCGGTATGACACCAACATTTGATGGACATGAAATAGTAGTAGAAACTCATTTAATAGATTTTAATAAGGATATTTATGGGGAAAATATAAAAGTGGAATTGTTAGATTTTATTAGACCCGAAAGAAAATTTAATGACATAGAAGAATTGATTAGCCAAGTCAAAAAAGATATAGTATGTATAAAAAAGTAAGACAAAGGATAAAAATATTAGATATCATGATAAACTTAATATAATTATTTAGGTTATATTAATTATCAGGGTTTACATTAATATTGGGTTGTGATAAAATAAATTGTGATTTCCTTTTGCTCTGTATTTTGTTACCTCGGCAGGTACATAGCTTAAGGTGTATAATAAATTTAGGAGGTATATTAATGATTGGTAAAGAAAAGAAATTAGAAATTATTGAGCAGTACAAAGTACACGAAGGAGATACTGGATCACCAGAAGTTCAAGTTGCTATATTAACTTATAGAATTAATGATTTAAATGAGCATTTAAAAGAACACAAAAAAGACCACCATTCAAGAAGAGGTTTATTGAAAATGGTTGGTAAAAGAAGAGGTTTATTAAACTACTTAAAAAATAAAGATATTGAAAGATATCGTGATCTAATAGCAAAACTTGGATTAAGAAAGTAATTTGGAGCGGGGATGTACCCGCTCTATTATTATAATTATTAAGAAAACTATGATATAATTACTAATGAATTTTATAAAAGTCAACTTTAATAATAATAAATAGTAGAAGACTTTTATATATCTATAAGGAATTATGAAATAATTTCTTTAAATAGATTAGAGCAAAGTCTACCTTATGATTTATTTAAATTGGAGAGTTCGTTATTATTGGTAAAGTTAGATATTAAATAAGTTAGTGTGTGTATTTTTATATGTTATAATAGTATTAAACAGAGAAATAAAATCTATGATTTTATGTTGTTGTTCATGAGTAGAGAACTTAAATATATGATTTCTTGTGAATTCACTTGAAGAAAATAGGTAGTGAGTCATATTATAAAATGAATAACAGATACAACTTTTGCTTTTTCCAACGAAGAAATCTAGTAGGAGTTAGATTAAGCAAAAAAACTTTAATTTGCATTTAATACAGTTTAATAAATTACATAAAAATAAACATATATACATTTGATAATTGGACAATATAATAACATACTAGTAATAGTTATAAAGCTCATAGATGTATGATGAAGAGTAGAGTAAATTAGGACTAAAAAGGAGGTAAATAATATAATGGAAAGAAATTTTGAGATTTCCATTGCAGGAAGAAAGCTTGTAGTAACAACAGGAAAAGTTTGTGAACAAGCAAATGGTTCTTGCCTTGTTAGATATGGTGATACTGTTGTAATGGTAAATGTAACTGCTTCAAAACAACCTAGAGATGGAATAGATTTTTTCCCTTTAAGTGTTGATTTTCAAGAAAAATTATATTCAGTGGGTAAAATACCTGGTGGATTTATCAAAAGAGAAGGTAAACCTAGTGATAAATCTGTTTTAACATCAAGATTGATAGATAGACCACTAAGACCACTATTTCCTAAAGGATTTAGAAATGATGTACAGGTAGTAGCAACAGTATTATCTGTAGATCAAGATTGTTCACCTGATGTGGTGGCAATGGTAGGTTCTTCAATAGCTTTAAGCATATCAGATATTCCTTTTGATGGACCAACAGGAGCTGTTTCAGTAGGATTAATAGGAGATGAGTTTGTTCTTAATCCAAATGAAAAGCAAATGGCTAGCTCCGATTTACAGCTTGTAGTAGCTGGAACAAAAGATGCAGTAATGATGGTTGAAGCTGGAGCTAATGAAATTTCAGAGCAAAAAATGCTTGATGCAATATTACTTGCGCATGATGAAATAAAAAGAATTTGTGACTTTGTAGAGAGTATAAAATCAGAAGTCGGAAAAGAGAAAATAGAAGTAGAATTATTTAAAGTAGATGAAGAAATACAGAAAGAGATAATTGAGTTTGCTTCAAACAAACTTGTTGATGCAATAAAAACTATAGAAAAGCAAGAAAGATTAGAAAATATTGAAAAAGTAAAAACAGAAGTAAAAGAGATATTTGGTGAAAAATATCCTGAAAATATAACTGATATAAATGAAATATTAAATTCTATGCTTAAAAAAGAAGTTAGAAAAATGATAACAGTTGATAAGAATAGACCTGACAATAGAAAATTAGATGAAATAAGAAAGATATCATGCGAGGTTGGTTTATTACCTAGAACACATGGTTCTGGATTATTTACAAGAGGTCAAACTCAAGCATTGACAATAGCTACACTAGGAGCTCCTGGAGATGTACAAATTTTAGATGGATTAAATGATAAAGAAGAAAAGAAAAGATATATGCATCATTACAATTTTCCTCCTTACTGTGTAGGAGATACTAGACCGATGAGAGGTCCTGGTAGAAGAGAAATTGGTCATGGAGCATTAGCAGAAAGAGCATTAGTACCTGTATTACCTGATGAAAATGTTTTTCCATATACAATTAGGCTTGTATCAGAGGTTTTGAGCTCTAATGGTTCATCATCTCAAGCAAGTGTATGTGGAAGTACTTTAGCGTTACTAGATGCAGGAGTACCTATTAAAGAGCCTGTAGCAGGTATTGCAATGGGATTAATAAAAGAAGAAGATAATGTTAGTATTCTAACAGATATTCAAGGTATGGAAGATTTCTTAGGTGATATGGATTTTAAAGTAGCTGGAACTAAAGATGGTATAACAGCTATTCAAATGGATATAAAAATTCATGGTATAGATAGAAAAATATTAACAGAAGCACTTGAAAAAGCTAGGATTGGTAGACTGTTCATATTAGACAGAATGCTTGAAGTTATATCAGAGCCTAGAGAAGAGCTTTCAAAATATGCACCAAGAATTTTCACTATGGAAATTAATCCAGAAAAAATTAGAGATGTTATTGGCGCAGGTGGAAAAACAATTAATAAAATAATAGATGAAACTGGTGTCAAAATAGATATAGAAGATAATGGTAAAGTTACTATCTCTACAAATGAAGCAGAAAGTGGAGAAAGAGCCATTAAGATAATATCAAATATTGTTAAGGAAATAGAGGTAGGAGAGATATACTTAGGTAAGGTTGTTAGAATAACTAATTTTGGAGCTTTTGTTGAATTACAACCTGGAAAAGAAGGCTTAATACACATTTCTAATATAGCGAAAGAAAGAATCAAGAAAGTAGAAGATGTATTAAAGGTTGGAGATGAAGTACTAGCTAAAGTAACTCAAATTGATAACCAAGGTAGAATAAATTTATCGAGAAAAGATGCTTTACCTAAAGATGAAGAAAATAATAAAAAGGCATAAACCTATTGGTTTACGCTTTTTTGTACTCAATATTATAATTTTTATAACATGTAAGAAATTTAGAATCTTTTAAACGGATAATTTTATAATTTCGTTATATGGAGGGCAAAGTCTTCCTTTTAAACTTTAACGAAGACTTTGTTCTAAAAAGAAAATTAGCTATCAATTATTAATTGTAGCTTTTTTTTATGAGAAAATTAAATTATTTTTGTAAAAAACATTTAATTAGGTATTTAAATCTTCATTTATTAATATTAATTGTTATATAGAATAAATGGAGGTTTATTATATGAGAAGAATATTTTTTATATCTAAAAGAAAAGTGCTTATGATTATTGTAGCTGCGGTATTAATTATTCTATCAATATTTGGTTATGTTAGGTTAAATGATAATGCAACTGTTTTTGATGTCGACGAAGCTTTGATATATAAAGGTTCAAAAGATGATAAGATTATTGCATTGACATGTAATGTTGATTGGGGAGAAGAGTATATACCTGATATGCTAAAAATTTTAGAACAAAATAATGTTAAAATAACTTTTTTTGTTACTGGAACATGGGCAAAAAAAAATCCAGAAGTTTTAAAAAGTATTTACAAAGCAGGACACGAAATTGGTAATCATGGTTATTTCCATGAGAAATATGGAAATCTAAGTTATACTCAAAATACTAATGAGATTAAAAAAGCAGAAAATATAATCAACAGTATAATTAACGTAAAATGTAAATACTTCGCACCACCATCAGGACATTATAGCGATAATACAATAAAAGCTGCAAAGGCATTAAACTATAAAATTATTATGTGGAGTATAGATACAATTGACTGGAGAAATGATAGCACGAAGGATATTATAATAAAGAGAGTTTTAAGCAAAGCATGTAATTCAGGTATTGTGTTGATGCATCCTAAACCAGAAACAATAAAAGCACTACCAATTATTATTGAAGAGCTAAGGAAAAAAGGTTATAAACTCGGAACAATAACAGATATAATAAACCCAGATTAATCATAGGAAATTAAAATCGTATACTATTATAAACTCATTCTTCCAATGAATTAGTGATTCATTTTAGTACTTTGTTCATAATTCAAAACTACACAGACATTATTCAAAGTTATATAAATAATAAGGGTTAAAATAAATGTTCTTGTCTTGAAACTTTACGGTTTATGATTTATAATTAACTATGCTTAGGTAGAAATAAAATAAGGGAGAGAATAATGTACAATAAAATAACTTTAAAAAATGGACTTAGAGTTGTTATTGAAGAGATTCCTCATGTAAGATCAGTAACAATAGGATTATGGGTTAAAGCTGGTTCAGTAAATGAAAAAGAAAATAACAACGGCGTGTCACATTTTATAGAACATATGTTATTTAAAGGAACAAAAAATAGAACAGCAAAGGAATTAGCTGAAGTTATTGATAATATAGGAGGTCAAATTAATGCATTTACATCTAAGGAATGTACTTGTTTTTATGCAAAGGTGTTAGATGAGCATTTTGAAACTGCTGTAGATGTATTAAGTGATATGATATTTAATTCTAATTTCGATGAAGATGATATAGAGAAAGAAAAAAAAGTAGTAATAGAAGAAATAAATATGTATGAGGATACTCCAGAAGAAATAGCTCATGATTTAATATCAAAAGCTATATTTAATAATCATTCATTAGGATTTCCTATACTTGGACATGCTGATACATTATTAAACATGGATAGAAGTGAAATTATGCGTTATTTTAATGAACACTACATACCTAATAACACAGTAGTTTCAATAGCAGGAAATGTAAAAACTCAAGAAGCTATAGATTTGATAGAAAAATATTTCAAAAATTGGAGTTATAGTGATAATATAATTAAAGAACATGTGGCTCCTGAAATAGAGAGTAATTTTCTCTATAAGAGTAAAGAAACAGAACAGCTTCACCTTTGTATGGGTATGCAAGGTATACCAGCAAGTAGTAAATATTATTATTCACTAATGGTGTTAAATAATATTTTGGGTGGCAGCATGAGTTCTAGATTATTTCAAAAGATTAGAGAAGAAAAGGGTTTAGCATATTCCATATATTCATATCCACTGTTATATAGTAATGCAGGAGCATTTATTATATATGCTGGGATTAATCCTCAATATATAGTAGATGTTGTAGATATGATATTAGCAGAAGTAAATAAAATTAAGAAAAATTGCATTAATGAAAATTTACTGCAAAGGTCTAAAGAACAATTAAAAGGCAATTATATCATTGGTCTAGAAAGTACATCAAGTAGAATGATATCACTAGGAAAATCTGAATTATTATTAAATAAAATTGTTCCTCCAGTAGAAGGATTGGAGAAGATTGACAAAATTACTTTGGAAGATATAGAGCAAATTATTGAAATACTATTTTATGAAGAGAAACTCAATATTGCATATGTAGGAAAAGTTAATGAAAAAGATGAAGTCAATAAAAAATTTAATAGTTTAGTTTCTTTAAAACAAGAAGCATAGAAAATAGAATCTCTAAAACATTTTGATAAATTCAAAATATTTTAGAGATTTTTTATTAAGTAGAGGAGTAATAATAGCAATATATATCTAAATTGATATTATCATAAATGATAATGAATATTTTTAAAATAGTTTCATAAAATTAAATATACTAATTATTAAAAATAAACTTAAAAAAACAATACTAATTAGAATTACATAATAGAAAGGAGGTATAATATGAGATTAACTAAAATGGCAGGTAAAGAAATTTTAAATATAAATAATGGCAGCAGGCTAGGTATTATAGGAAATTCCGATTTATTAATTGATGAAAAAACAGGCAAAATTATATCACTGCTTGTTCCTGATAACGGAAGCCAATTTATAATGTTCAATGATAGGTCAGAAATAGAAATCCCCTGGGAAGCAATCAAAAAAATAGGTAATGACATGTTAATTATAGATATGGAAGGATAAAAAATAGTGTATGTATTATATAAAACATTTTAATATATAACCCAGATTATTCATAGAAAATTAAATACTTTTTTTTAATGAAGCTCATTCTACGAATGAGATAATAATTATTTCTATAATTCTATAAATTAGAAAACATGAACCAAAAACCCTTCTCGAAGATATTATATATATTAGGATGACTAATATGATGTGTTGTAAGAGAGGGGAAAGTATGAAAATAATTGTTCAAAAATTTGGCGGTACATCTTTAGTTAATAAAGATATAAGAGAAAATGCTTTAAACAGAATATTACAAAGATATAATGAAGGTTATAGTTTAGTTGTTGTAGTATCTGCAATGGGTAGAAAAGGAGACCCGTATGCAACAGATTCTCTAATTGAGTTAATCAATAAAGATATTGTCGATTTAAGAAGTATGGATATGATAATGTCATGTGGCGAAATAATATCTTCTGTGGTCTTGTCTAATATGTTAAATGAAAGAGGTCTTCATGCAACAGCTTTTACAGGAGGACAGGCGGGTATAATAACAGATTTTAATTATGGCCATGCGGAAGTTTTATATATAAATACAAGAAAAATATTAAATTGTTTAGAAAAAGGCCAAATAGCAGTAATAACAGGCTTTCAAGGCATGACTAAAAATGGAGAAATAACAACATTAGGTAGGGGCGGAAGTGATACATCAGCAGTTCTATTAGGTGAGTCATTAAATAGTGAATTAGTAGAAATATACACGGATGTAGATGGGGTATTAACTGCTGATCCTAAAATCGTATCTGATGCCAGAGTAATTAAGACAATAAGTTATAATGAACTTTATCAATTAGCTGAAGATGGTGCAAAGGTGATACATCCTAAAGCTGTAGAAATAGCACAAAATAAAAACATGAAGATTTTGATAAGAAATACTGTTAATGATAGCAGCGGAACACTAGTTACAAATTCAGTACAATCTAATAACTTTCTTAAAGATGAAAAAATCATCAGTGCGTTGACTCATAAGTCAAATAAAACACAAATAACTATAAGTACACAGAATGATAAAAACATGATTAATAAACTTATGAAAGAAATTGCTGATAATGGCATAAGCATAGATTTAATAAATTTTTTCGTAGAAAAAATAATATTTACTATTTGTTCAAGTGATTTAAGTAAACTTATTAAAATAATCGAAAAGAAAGATTATGATTACAATATTGTTAATGATCTTAGTAAATTAAGTATAATTGGACATAGAATGTGTGGGAAACCTGGTGTTATGCAAAGAATAGTTAATGCTTTATATAGTGAAAAGGTTGACATTCTTCAAACATCTGATTCTCATACAACGATATGGTGTCTAATACAAACTAAAAATGTAAATAAAGCAATAAATGCTTTACACAAGGAATTTCAACTAAGTAATGATACCAAAGTATATAATTAGGCTATTTGTAAAAACTAATGATAATCTAATTATGAAGAGGTGTAAATAAATGCAAAATGATGAAAAGAGAATTATAAACCAAGATGAAAAAAACGAAGATATAAAAATTATAAATGAGAGGAATCATAAGCTGAATAATGTAAAAGAACTAGGAAATCAAGAAATTCCTATGCCTCCAGAAGATATACACTTTATTTCGATTATTGGAGAGATTGAAGGTCATATTGTTGCTCAACCACAAAAAAAAGCAACAAAATATGAGCATATAATACCACAGTTATTAGCTGCTGAAAGAGATCCTAAAATTAAGGGTCTTTTAATACTGATTAATACAGTTGGGGGAGATGTAGAAGCTGGTTTAGCGTTGTCAGAAATGATAAATAGTATGAGTAAACCAAAGGTTTCATTAATATTAGGTGGTGGGCATAGTATTGGAGTACCTTTAGCAACTTCGTCTGATTATTCATATATTGTTCCAACAGCCACTATGACACTTCATCCAATAAGAATGACTGGTTTAGTAATAGGGGTACCACAAACCTTTAGATATTTTCAAAAGATGCAACAGAGAATATTAGATTTCATTTTGAGAACATCAGATATTTCTAGAGAATACCTAAAACAATTAATGTATGAAACAGACGAAATAGCTAATGATGTAGGAACAATTTTAATAGGTCAAGAAGCTGTTGAATGTGGATTAATAGATGAAGTAGGAGGTTTAGATAAGGCTATAGCTAAACTTTATGAATTAATGGAAAGCTAGTTAACACTTGATTATTTATAACTTAGAGTAAAGCACTATGAATAATCTGGGTTAATAATTAAAACTTCTAAATTACCATTTAATATTAGAAAATAGTAATTTATACGGCTCTGATTTACATTGTTTAGTATAGATAAAAAAGTTAATTTGTGTTATAATTACTCAGTAAAGTGTTAGTGAAAACCATTAACACTTTAGTTTTTTACAGGAGGTTCTTATATGACTTTATTTCAAGCAATAATACTTGGTATTTTCCAAGGTATTTCTGAATTTTTACCAATAAGTAGCTCAGGACATTTAGTTTTACTACAAAGTTTTTTTGGAATAACAGAAGGAACTGTATTTTTTACAGTTATGCTTCACTTTGGTTCATTAGCTTCAATTATTATATTTTATCATAAAGATGTATATAAATTAGTAGTTGAATTTTTTAAGATGATAGGTGATTTATTTAAAGGTAAAGGTCTTAGAGTAAATAATGAATACAGGAAATTAGATATGTTACTTATTATAGGTAGTATTCCTACAGCATTGATGGGATTTTTGTTAAAGGATTTTTTCGAAGGATTATATTCTTCAATTATTAGTGTAGCAATAGCTTTAATAGTAACTGGATTCATATTAATGATTAGTGAAAAAATGGCTACAGGCAAGAAAAATATAACTGGCTTTAAATACATAGATGCTATTATTATAGGTATACTACAAGGTGTTGCAATAACACCAGGAATATCTAGATCAGGTTCTACAATAGTAGGAGGATTACTTGTAGGTTTAAACAAAGAATTAGCAACAAAATTTTCATTTTTTCTTGCATTACCAAGTATATTTGGAGCAACTTTATTGAAAATAGGCGAGGCTTTTTCTGGAGGAGGAGCTGTATTAAATGCACCAATAATAATTGGAACTGTAATATCTACAATAGTAGGATTGTTTGCAATACAATTCTTAATAACTATGTTAAAAAAAGGAAAATTATATTATTTTTCCTTTTATCTATGGATATTAGGAGGAGTTATAATAGTACTAAACTTATTTAAATAGCAGGATTTTAACGAATAAAAAAGAAATACTCATAAGAGGTGGTATGATGAGTAAAAGAGATACAGCTAGTCAAAATAACAAAAGAAGCAGTAATAAAAATACTAAGCAAAGAACAAAGGTAAAACAACAAAGAAGCTATAAGAATGAAATATTAGGAGTAGTTGGTATTGGGCTAGGGTTATTATTTTACGTATTTTTAAAAAGCAGTTCGGCTGGTTATATTGGAGATATGACTAGGAAATACATTTGGATGCTAACAGGTTTTGGAGGGTATTTTATTCCAATAATAATTATGCTTACAGGTTTACTTATATTTGCAAATAAGATAGAAAGCTTTAAAAGGAATCTTATACTTTTATTCATAATATTTATATGTTATTTAATTATTATTGATATAATAGCATTTGGAGATATTACATCTTTACCATTTATGGAGAAATTAAAAATAGCTAAGGAAAGTGGTAGTAACTTACAAGGCGGAGGAATAATAGGAGCAATTCTAGCTTACATGTTTGTTAATTTATTTGGTGTTATAGGTACTTAT
It encodes the following:
- the dapG gene encoding aspartate kinase, translating into MKIIVQKFGGTSLVNKDIRENALNRILQRYNEGYSLVVVVSAMGRKGDPYATDSLIELINKDIVDLRSMDMIMSCGEIISSVVLSNMLNERGLHATAFTGGQAGIITDFNYGHAEVLYINTRKILNCLEKGQIAVITGFQGMTKNGEITTLGRGGSDTSAVLLGESLNSELVEIYTDVDGVLTADPKIVSDARVIKTISYNELYQLAEDGAKVIHPKAVEIAQNKNMKILIRNTVNDSSGTLVTNSVQSNNFLKDEKIISALTHKSNKTQITISTQNDKNMINKLMKEIADNGISIDLINFFVEKIIFTICSSDLSKLIKIIEKKDYDYNIVNDLSKLSIIGHRMCGKPGVMQRIVNALYSEKVDILQTSDSHTTIWCLIQTKNVNKAINALHKEFQLSNDTKVYN
- a CDS encoding ClpP family protease — encoded protein: MQNDEKRIINQDEKNEDIKIINERNHKLNNVKELGNQEIPMPPEDIHFISIIGEIEGHIVAQPQKKATKYEHIIPQLLAAERDPKIKGLLILINTVGGDVEAGLALSEMINSMSKPKVSLILGGGHSIGVPLATSSDYSYIVPTATMTLHPIRMTGLVIGVPQTFRYFQKMQQRILDFILRTSDISREYLKQLMYETDEIANDVGTILIGQEAVECGLIDEVGGLDKAIAKLYELMES
- the uppP gene encoding undecaprenyl-diphosphatase UppP, producing MTLFQAIILGIFQGISEFLPISSSGHLVLLQSFFGITEGTVFFTVMLHFGSLASIIIFYHKDVYKLVVEFFKMIGDLFKGKGLRVNNEYRKLDMLLIIGSIPTALMGFLLKDFFEGLYSSIISVAIALIVTGFILMISEKMATGKKNITGFKYIDAIIIGILQGVAITPGISRSGSTIVGGLLVGLNKELATKFSFFLALPSIFGATLLKIGEAFSGGGAVLNAPIIIGTVISTIVGLFAIQFLITMLKKGKLYYFSFYLWILGGVIIVLNLFK